In a genomic window of Saccharothrix sp. HUAS TT1:
- a CDS encoding VOC family protein: MDITIHQTFLPQDDPEAALGFYRDALGFEVRNDVGYEGLRWITVGPVGQPGTSVVLHPPAVDPGITEEERRTVVEMMAKGTYAAINLATKDLDGTFAKLAASGADVVQEPTEQPYGVRDCAFRDPAGNLVRVQELR, translated from the coding sequence ATGGACATCACCATTCACCAGACCTTCCTCCCCCAGGACGACCCGGAGGCCGCCCTCGGCTTCTACCGCGACGCCCTCGGCTTCGAGGTGCGCAACGACGTCGGCTACGAGGGCCTGCGCTGGATCACCGTCGGCCCGGTCGGCCAGCCCGGCACGTCCGTCGTGCTGCACCCGCCCGCCGTCGACCCCGGCATCACCGAGGAGGAGCGCCGCACCGTCGTCGAGATGATGGCCAAGGGCACCTACGCCGCCATCAACCTCGCCACCAAGGACCTCGACGGCACGTTCGCGAAGCTAGCGGCGAGCGGCGCGGACGTCGTCCAGGAACCGACCGAGCAGCCCTACGGCGTGCGCGACTGCGCCTTCCGCGATCCCGCCGGCAACCTGGTCCGGGTCCAAGAACTGCGCTGA
- a CDS encoding sigma-70 family RNA polymerase sigma factor: protein MDEQLPAAVEDPDLDRARGGDAAAFTRLVAPLRRELHAHCYRVLGSTHDADDALQDALLRAWRGLDRFEGRSSLRSWLYTVATHTCLDAVRSRGRRALPVDLGPSSDRAVLDDAPLTDVAWLGPYPDAGLVDSGPAGRYAQREAVELAFVAALQHLPGNQRAALLLFEVLGFPVAEIAGMMGTTTTSVNSALARARRVVADRVPPSTQQRALRALDDARLKQVVTDFATALERGDADALVALLTEDVTWSMPPLPHWYRGIEAVTDFVARVPTSACPPWRHLPTGANGQPAVACYLWDEGAGAHLAWSINVLTLRGHLIREVTSFVGAEHFPAFDLPASLP, encoded by the coding sequence GTGGACGAACAACTTCCGGCGGCGGTGGAGGACCCCGACCTGGACCGGGCGCGCGGGGGCGACGCCGCCGCGTTCACCCGCCTCGTCGCACCGCTGCGCCGCGAGCTGCACGCCCACTGCTACCGCGTGCTCGGCTCCACCCACGACGCCGACGACGCCCTCCAGGACGCGCTGCTGCGCGCGTGGCGCGGGCTGGACCGCTTCGAGGGCCGCAGTTCACTGCGGTCCTGGCTGTACACAGTGGCCACCCACACGTGCCTGGACGCCGTGCGCAGCCGCGGCCGGCGGGCGCTGCCGGTCGACCTGGGACCGTCCAGCGACCGCGCCGTGCTCGACGACGCGCCGCTGACCGACGTGGCGTGGCTCGGGCCGTACCCGGACGCGGGCCTGGTCGACAGCGGGCCCGCCGGGCGGTACGCGCAGCGCGAGGCGGTGGAGCTGGCCTTCGTCGCCGCGCTGCAGCACCTGCCGGGCAACCAGCGGGCGGCGCTGCTGCTGTTCGAGGTGCTGGGCTTCCCGGTCGCCGAGATCGCCGGGATGATGGGCACCACGACCACGTCGGTGAACTCCGCGCTGGCGCGGGCGCGCCGGGTCGTCGCGGACAGGGTGCCGCCGAGCACGCAGCAGCGGGCGTTGCGCGCGCTGGACGACGCGCGCCTGAAGCAGGTCGTGACCGACTTCGCCACCGCGCTGGAACGCGGCGACGCCGACGCCCTGGTCGCGCTGCTCACCGAGGACGTCACCTGGTCCATGCCGCCGCTGCCGCACTGGTACCGCGGCATCGAGGCGGTCACCGACTTCGTCGCGCGGGTGCCCACCTCCGCCTGCCCGCCGTGGCGGCACCTGCCCACCGGCGCCAACGGCCAGCCCGCCGTCGCCTGCTACCTGTGGGACGAGGGCGCGGGCGCGCACCTGGCGTGGTCGATCAACGTGCTGACCCTGCGCGGGCACCTGATCCGCGAGGTCACGTCGTTCGTCGGCGCGGAGCACTTCCCGGCCTTCGACCTGCCCGCTTCGCTGCCGTGA
- a CDS encoding helix-turn-helix transcriptional regulator, with the protein MTSTPAERLTDLARLRRVRDRIDREYAQPLDVEALARGVSMSAGHLSRQFRRAYGESPYSYLMTRRIERAMALLRRGDLSVTEVCFEVGCSSLGTFSTRFTELVGMPPSAYRRQGSTAAAGMPACVAKQVTRPVRNQEAPGGGAHLA; encoded by the coding sequence GTGACCAGCACGCCCGCCGAACGCCTCACCGACCTGGCGCGGTTGCGCCGCGTCCGCGACCGGATCGACCGGGAGTACGCGCAGCCGCTGGACGTCGAGGCGTTGGCCCGCGGCGTGAGCATGTCGGCCGGGCACCTCAGCCGGCAGTTCCGGCGCGCTTACGGCGAGTCACCGTACTCGTACCTGATGACCCGGCGGATCGAGCGCGCCATGGCGCTGCTGCGGCGCGGCGACCTCAGCGTCACCGAGGTCTGCTTCGAGGTCGGCTGCTCGTCGCTCGGCACCTTCAGCACCCGCTTCACCGAACTGGTCGGCATGCCGCCCAGCGCCTACCGGCGGCAGGGGTCGACCGCCGCGGCGGGCATGCCCGCGTGCGTGGCCAAGCAGGTCACCAGACCGGTCAGGAATCAAGAAGCGCCCGGCGGCGGGGCGCACCTAGCGTGA
- a CDS encoding carbohydrate ABC transporter permease — protein sequence MEVKTRLPHLLMGVGVLYFLVPLLWVVIAATKSQPDLLDSPALWFAEFNLVENVRLLFQEDDGVYGRWLLNTALYSGLSALGATALAAAAGYGLARFQFFGKRLFETALLGMIMVPATALVLPTYLILSEVELVDTMWAVILPSLLSPFGAYLVRVYVAESVPVELIDAARVDRAGELRIFWQIAVPLMRPAIVTVFLFTLVATWNNYFLPLVMLSDAELYPLTVGLTTWFNTAQQEAGTRMLFNLVVTGSLLAIVPLIVAFVLLQRFWRSGAAAGALK from the coding sequence ATGGAGGTGAAGACCCGGCTGCCGCACCTGCTGATGGGTGTGGGCGTCCTGTACTTCCTGGTGCCGCTGCTGTGGGTGGTGATCGCGGCCACCAAGAGCCAGCCCGACCTGCTCGACAGCCCGGCGCTGTGGTTCGCCGAGTTCAACCTGGTGGAGAACGTCCGGCTGCTGTTCCAGGAGGACGACGGCGTCTACGGCCGGTGGTTGCTCAACACGGCGCTGTACTCCGGCCTGAGCGCCCTGGGCGCGACCGCGCTGGCCGCCGCCGCCGGGTACGGCCTCGCGCGGTTCCAGTTCTTCGGCAAGCGGTTGTTCGAGACGGCGCTGTTGGGCATGATCATGGTGCCGGCCACCGCGCTGGTGCTGCCGACCTACCTGATCCTGTCCGAGGTGGAGCTGGTCGACACGATGTGGGCGGTCATCCTCCCCTCGCTGCTCAGCCCGTTCGGCGCGTACCTGGTGCGCGTGTACGTGGCCGAGAGCGTGCCGGTGGAGCTGATCGACGCCGCCCGCGTCGACCGCGCGGGCGAGCTGCGGATCTTCTGGCAGATCGCGGTCCCGCTGATGCGGCCGGCGATCGTCACCGTCTTCCTGTTCACGCTGGTCGCGACGTGGAACAACTACTTCCTGCCGCTGGTGATGCTCAGCGACGCCGAGCTGTACCCGCTGACCGTGGGGTTGACCACCTGGTTCAACACCGCGCAGCAGGAGGCAGGGACCCGGATGCTGTTCAACCTCGTCGTGACCGGCTCGCTGCTGGCCATCGTCCCCCTGATCGTCGCCTTCGTGCTGCTGCAGCGGTTCTGGCGCAGCGGCGCGGCGGCAGGCGCCCTGAAATAG
- a CDS encoding ATP-binding cassette domain-containing protein — protein sequence MSRATAPHVADSHDLIRVQGARVNNLKDISVEIPKRRLTVFTGVSGSGKSSLVFGTVAAESQRMINETYSAFVQGFMPTLARPEVDVLEGLTTAIIVDQERLGANPRSTVGTVTDANAMLRILFSRLGTPQIGPPNAYSFNVPSVKASGAITVERGGKTKAEKATFNRLGGMCPRCEGMGSVNDVDLKALYDDSKSLNEGALTIPGYSTDGWSGRIFRSSGFFDPDKPIREYTKTELHDLLHREPTKIKVEGINLTYSGLIPSIQKSYLSKDVDSLQPHIRAFVERAVTFTTCPDCGGTRLAKEALSSKIEGRNIADVCSMQISDLADWVRDLDAPSVAPLLANLRRTLDSFVDIGLGYLSLDRPSGTLSGGEAQRTKLIRHLGSSLTDVTYVFDEPTIGLHPHDIERMNDLLRQLRDKGNTVLVVEHKPEVIAIADHVVDLGPKAGTGGGEVVFEGTVDGLRRADTLTGRHLDYRSSVKSSVRAPSGALEVRGANTHNLRDVDVDVPLGVLCVVTGVAGSGKSSLIHGSVAGRDGVVVIDQGAIRGSRRSNPATYTGLLEPIRKAFAKANGVKPALFSSNSEGACPTCNGAGVIYTDLGVMATVETTCEDCGGKRFQAAVLEYALGGRNIAEVLAMSVVEAEAFFAEGEARTPAAHKVLDRLVDVGLGYLSLGQPLTTLSGGERQRLKLATQMADKGEVYVLDEPTTGLHLADVEQLLGLLDRLVDSGRSVIVIEHHQAVMAHADWIIDLGPGAGHDGGSVVFEGTPADLVAKRSTLTGEHLAAYVG from the coding sequence ATGAGCAGGGCCACCGCGCCCCACGTCGCGGACAGCCACGACCTGATCCGGGTGCAGGGCGCGCGGGTGAACAACCTCAAGGACATCAGCGTCGAGATCCCGAAGCGCAGGCTGACGGTGTTCACCGGCGTCTCCGGCTCGGGCAAGAGCTCGCTGGTGTTCGGCACGGTCGCCGCCGAGTCGCAGCGGATGATCAACGAGACCTACAGCGCGTTCGTGCAGGGTTTCATGCCGACGCTGGCGCGGCCCGAGGTCGACGTCCTCGAAGGGCTCACCACGGCGATCATCGTGGACCAGGAGCGGCTGGGCGCGAACCCGCGCTCGACGGTCGGCACCGTCACCGACGCCAACGCGATGCTGCGCATCCTGTTCAGCAGGCTCGGCACGCCGCAGATCGGCCCGCCCAACGCGTACTCGTTCAACGTCCCGTCGGTGAAGGCCAGCGGCGCGATCACGGTCGAGCGCGGTGGCAAGACCAAGGCCGAGAAGGCGACGTTCAACCGCCTCGGCGGCATGTGCCCGCGGTGCGAGGGCATGGGGTCGGTCAACGACGTCGACCTGAAGGCGCTGTACGACGACAGCAAGTCGCTCAACGAGGGCGCGCTCACCATCCCCGGCTACAGCACGGACGGCTGGTCCGGGCGCATCTTCCGCAGCTCCGGCTTCTTCGACCCGGACAAGCCGATCCGCGAGTACACGAAGACGGAACTGCACGACCTGCTGCACAGGGAACCGACGAAGATCAAGGTCGAGGGCATCAACCTGACCTACTCGGGCTTGATCCCGTCGATCCAGAAGTCCTACCTGTCCAAGGACGTCGACTCGCTCCAGCCGCACATCCGCGCGTTCGTGGAGCGGGCGGTGACGTTCACGACCTGTCCCGACTGCGGTGGCACCCGGTTGGCCAAGGAAGCCCTCTCGTCCAAGATCGAGGGGCGCAACATCGCCGACGTCTGCTCGATGCAGATCAGCGACCTGGCCGACTGGGTGCGCGACCTGGACGCGCCGTCGGTGGCGCCGCTGCTGGCGAACCTGCGGCGGACGCTGGACTCCTTCGTGGACATCGGCCTCGGCTACCTCTCGCTCGACCGGCCGTCGGGCACGCTGTCCGGCGGCGAGGCGCAGCGCACCAAGCTGATCCGCCACCTCGGCTCGTCGCTCACCGACGTCACCTACGTCTTCGACGAGCCGACCATCGGCCTGCACCCGCACGACATCGAGCGGATGAACGACCTGCTGCGGCAGCTGCGGGACAAGGGCAACACCGTGCTGGTGGTCGAGCACAAGCCCGAGGTGATCGCCATCGCGGACCACGTGGTGGACCTCGGGCCCAAGGCGGGCACGGGCGGCGGCGAGGTGGTGTTCGAGGGCACGGTCGACGGGCTCCGGCGCGCCGACACCCTCACCGGGCGGCACCTGGACTACAGGTCGTCGGTGAAGTCGTCGGTGCGGGCGCCGTCGGGCGCGCTGGAGGTGCGCGGCGCCAACACCCACAACCTGCGCGACGTCGACGTGGACGTGCCGCTTGGCGTGCTGTGCGTCGTCACCGGCGTGGCGGGCTCCGGCAAGAGCTCACTGATCCACGGCTCGGTGGCCGGCCGCGACGGCGTCGTGGTCATCGACCAGGGCGCGATCCGCGGCTCGCGGCGCAGCAACCCGGCGACCTACACCGGGCTGCTGGAGCCGATCCGCAAGGCGTTCGCCAAGGCCAACGGCGTGAAGCCCGCGCTGTTCAGCTCCAACTCCGAGGGCGCCTGCCCGACGTGCAACGGCGCGGGCGTCATCTACACCGACCTCGGCGTGATGGCGACCGTCGAGACCACGTGCGAGGACTGCGGGGGCAAGCGGTTCCAGGCGGCGGTGCTGGAGTACGCGCTGGGCGGTCGGAACATCGCCGAGGTGCTGGCGATGTCCGTGGTCGAGGCCGAGGCGTTCTTCGCCGAGGGCGAGGCGCGCACGCCGGCCGCGCACAAGGTCCTGGACCGGCTCGTCGACGTCGGCCTCGGGTACCTGTCGCTGGGGCAGCCGCTGACCACGCTGTCCGGCGGTGAGCGGCAGCGGCTCAAGCTGGCCACCCAGATGGCCGACAAGGGCGAGGTCTACGTCCTGGACGAGCCGACCACGGGCCTGCACCTGGCCGACGTCGAGCAGCTGCTCGGCCTGCTGGACCGGCTGGTGGACTCGGGCCGGTCGGTCATCGTCATCGAGCACCACCAGGCGGTCATGGCGCACGCGGACTGGATCATCGACCTCGGTCCGGGCGCCGGGCACGACGGCGGCTCGGTCGTCTTCGAGGGCACGCCCGCCGACCTGGTCGCCAAGCGCTCCACGCTGACCGGCGAGCACCTGGCGGCCTACGTCGGCTGA
- a CDS encoding carbohydrate ABC transporter permease — MTTRIERSPAGRRGGRRVTAHPVAGALFVLPFFLVVVAFLVVPLGYAFWLSLSSKSLALGTRFSGLDNYARAFTDPLLLDGLLRVVLFGLVQIPVMLGIALAGALALDAVTTKFALAFRLIAFMPYAVPAVVGALMWGFLYSRTFGPFADLPTLVGGEPIDFFGASLLLVSLGNVVTWAWTGYNMIILYSALQGVPRDLHEAAVIDGATPVQIALRVKVPAIKQAISLAATFTVIGTMQFFTEPQVMARFAPQVSAGYTPNLYAYNQAFAYSDFHYSAAISFALGFVVFVAAYAFVFVNRRRGRGRWR, encoded by the coding sequence GTGACGACGCGGATCGAGAGGTCTCCAGCGGGGCGGCGCGGTGGCCGCCGGGTCACCGCGCACCCGGTGGCGGGCGCGCTGTTCGTCCTGCCGTTCTTCCTCGTCGTGGTCGCGTTCCTGGTGGTGCCGCTGGGTTACGCGTTCTGGCTGAGCCTGTCCAGCAAGAGCCTGGCCCTCGGCACCCGGTTCAGCGGGCTGGACAACTACGCGCGGGCGTTCACCGACCCGCTGCTGCTCGACGGCCTGCTGCGGGTCGTCCTCTTCGGGCTCGTGCAGATCCCGGTGATGCTGGGCATCGCGCTGGCGGGCGCGCTCGCGCTGGACGCCGTCACGACGAAGTTCGCCCTGGCGTTCCGGCTGATCGCGTTCATGCCGTACGCGGTGCCGGCCGTGGTCGGCGCGTTGATGTGGGGCTTCCTCTACAGCCGCACGTTCGGCCCGTTCGCCGACCTGCCGACGCTGGTGGGCGGCGAGCCGATCGACTTCTTCGGCGCCTCGCTGCTGCTGGTGTCGCTGGGCAACGTCGTCACGTGGGCGTGGACCGGCTACAACATGATCATCCTGTACTCGGCGCTGCAGGGCGTGCCGCGCGACCTGCACGAGGCCGCGGTGATCGACGGCGCCACGCCGGTGCAGATCGCGCTGCGGGTCAAGGTGCCCGCGATCAAGCAGGCCATCTCGCTGGCCGCGACCTTCACCGTCATCGGCACCATGCAGTTCTTCACCGAGCCGCAGGTCATGGCCCGGTTCGCGCCGCAGGTCTCGGCCGGGTACACGCCGAACCTCTACGCCTACAACCAGGCGTTCGCCTACTCGGACTTCCACTACTCCGCCGCGATCTCCTTCGCGCTCGGCTTCGTGGTGTTCGTGGCGGCTTACGCGTTCGTGTTCGTCAACCGCAGGAGGGGCAGGGGCAGATGGAGGTGA
- a CDS encoding ABC transporter substrate-binding protein produces the protein MTKFGKALAAGGLLAVAACGGAADDDGGPVKVSVWAWYPEFKGVVEAFNASHTDVQVEWTNVGTGPDQYAKLKTAFTAGKGAPDVAMVEFQQIPTFVILDALVDMGEHGANEDKGLYAEWAWSQASDGDKVYAIPVDGGPMALMYRKDLFDQHGIPVPTTWAEYADAAARIKAVDPAAHIASFGSDGGWINGLMWQAGCRPYGYSHAEAKTEVKINLTAPECKKVFDLYGDLVDRGLMAKDPFFTADATAALDSGKYWTWAAAGWTPGYVAGSLKNTAGKWAVAPMPQWTAGADEQGDWGGSTFTVTKQAKNPAAATKVARELFGSSEQAWDIGLNKAFLYPLVKEVAADPAFTGKAYEFFNGQKVNEIFVPVSEKLGEFQYTPFQDFVFGELNDRSAEAMSGSRPWSTVLEQTQENVVAYAEQQGFKVGT, from the coding sequence TTGACGAAGTTCGGGAAAGCGCTTGCCGCCGGCGGTCTCCTGGCGGTGGCCGCGTGCGGCGGGGCGGCCGACGACGACGGCGGACCGGTGAAGGTGTCCGTCTGGGCCTGGTACCCCGAGTTCAAGGGCGTGGTCGAGGCGTTCAACGCCTCCCACACCGACGTCCAGGTCGAGTGGACCAACGTCGGCACCGGCCCGGACCAGTACGCCAAGCTCAAGACCGCGTTCACCGCGGGCAAGGGCGCGCCGGACGTGGCGATGGTGGAGTTCCAGCAGATCCCGACGTTCGTCATCCTCGACGCCCTGGTCGACATGGGCGAGCACGGCGCCAACGAGGACAAGGGCCTCTACGCCGAATGGGCGTGGAGCCAGGCGTCCGACGGCGACAAGGTCTACGCGATCCCGGTCGACGGCGGTCCCATGGCCCTGATGTACCGCAAAGACCTCTTCGACCAGCACGGCATCCCGGTGCCGACCACGTGGGCGGAGTACGCCGACGCGGCGGCGCGGATCAAGGCGGTCGACCCGGCCGCGCACATCGCGAGCTTCGGCAGCGACGGCGGCTGGATCAACGGCCTGATGTGGCAGGCGGGCTGCCGGCCGTACGGCTACTCGCACGCCGAGGCCAAGACCGAGGTGAAGATCAACCTGACCGCGCCGGAGTGCAAGAAGGTCTTCGACCTCTACGGCGACCTGGTCGACAGGGGCCTGATGGCCAAGGACCCGTTCTTCACCGCCGACGCCACCGCCGCGCTGGACTCGGGCAAGTACTGGACGTGGGCCGCCGCCGGCTGGACGCCCGGTTACGTCGCCGGCTCGCTGAAGAACACGGCGGGCAAGTGGGCGGTCGCGCCGATGCCGCAGTGGACCGCGGGCGCCGACGAGCAGGGCGACTGGGGCGGCTCGACGTTCACCGTGACCAAGCAGGCCAAGAACCCGGCGGCCGCCACCAAGGTCGCCCGCGAGCTGTTCGGCAGTTCGGAGCAGGCGTGGGACATCGGCCTGAACAAGGCCTTCCTGTACCCGCTGGTGAAGGAGGTCGCGGCCGATCCGGCGTTCACCGGCAAGGCGTACGAGTTCTTCAACGGCCAGAAGGTGAACGAGATCTTCGTGCCGGTGTCGGAGAAGCTGGGCGAGTTCCAGTACACGCCGTTCCAGGACTTCGTCTTCGGCGAGCTGAACGACCGCAGCGCCGAGGCGATGTCGGGCAGCAGGCCGTGGAGCACGGTGCTGGAGCAGACGCAGGAGAACGTCGTCGCGTACGCCGAGCAGCAGGGCTTCAAGGTCGGCACGTGA
- a CDS encoding alpha/beta fold hydrolase, which translates to MTRTADTLRVPDALLHYEVRGRGPLVALVAAPMDARAFEPLADLLAVDHTVLTTDPRGIFRSRVDDPDRDATVELRADDLVRLITHLDAGPATVLGSSGGAVTVLALVQARPDLVRTAIPHEPPLDRLVADGEDLLRRTDEMIATYRSGDPVGAWRQFMAIANIRMPDEVVEHVFGGERDPQDLADERFQYEHMLRPTVRWVPDFEALRSASTRIVVGIGEDSGGELCERTSEALAAGLGVEPTRFPGGHLGFADDPTRFAARLREVLG; encoded by the coding sequence ATGACCCGCACCGCCGACACCCTGCGCGTGCCGGACGCGCTGCTGCACTACGAGGTGCGCGGCCGGGGTCCGCTCGTCGCGCTGGTGGCCGCGCCGATGGACGCCAGGGCGTTCGAGCCGCTGGCCGACCTGCTCGCGGTCGACCACACCGTGCTGACCACCGACCCGCGCGGCATCTTCCGCAGCCGGGTGGACGACCCGGACCGGGACGCGACGGTCGAGCTGCGCGCCGACGACCTGGTCCGGCTCATCACTCACCTGGACGCGGGCCCGGCGACGGTCCTGGGCTCCAGCGGCGGCGCGGTCACCGTGCTGGCGCTCGTGCAGGCGCGCCCGGACCTGGTGCGCACGGCGATCCCGCACGAGCCGCCGCTGGACCGGCTGGTGGCGGACGGCGAGGACCTGCTCCGGCGCACCGACGAGATGATCGCGACCTACCGGTCCGGCGACCCGGTCGGCGCGTGGCGGCAGTTCATGGCCATCGCGAACATCCGGATGCCCGACGAGGTGGTCGAGCACGTGTTCGGCGGGGAGCGCGACCCGCAGGACCTCGCCGACGAGCGCTTCCAGTACGAGCACATGCTGCGGCCGACCGTGCGCTGGGTGCCGGACTTCGAGGCGCTGCGGTCGGCGTCGACCCGGATCGTGGTCGGCATCGGCGAGGACTCGGGCGGCGAGCTGTGCGAGCGCACGTCGGAGGCGTTGGCCGCGGGGCTGGGCGTCGAGCCGACCAGGTTCCCCGGCGGGCACCTCGGGTTCGCCGACGACCCGACCCGCTTCGCCGCCCGGCTGCGGGAGGTGCTGGGCTGA
- a CDS encoding LacI family DNA-binding transcriptional regulator produces MRDATLRDVAELAGVSARTVSNVVNGYARVTERTRAKVERAIAELGYRPNVLARNLANGRSGQIAVVVPYLDTPYFAELLQAIIPRARERGYNVLIDQTDGDPAHERELIRRGARALLFDGMIFSPLGLAQADLDDGDPALPLVVLGERASNGTFDHVGIDDVAASREATAHLIGLGRRRVAAIGDQPYPTGEAAQLRTLGYRQAHAEAGVPVDESLIIRTPRFNRADGSGAMRLLLDRPDPPDAVFCYSDLVALGALHEVLERGLRVPEDVALIGYDDIEEGRYSNPTISTISPDKVTIAATAVDRLLARIAHPTPLPGIEVRATHRLIARQSTLGNHTRP; encoded by the coding sequence ATGCGCGACGCCACGCTGCGTGACGTAGCCGAGCTGGCGGGCGTGTCCGCGCGGACGGTCTCGAACGTCGTCAACGGGTACGCGCGGGTGACCGAGCGGACCCGGGCGAAGGTCGAGCGGGCGATCGCGGAACTCGGCTACCGGCCCAACGTCCTGGCCCGCAACCTGGCCAACGGCCGGTCCGGGCAGATCGCCGTGGTCGTGCCGTACCTGGACACGCCGTACTTCGCGGAGCTGCTGCAGGCGATCATCCCCAGGGCGCGGGAGCGCGGTTACAACGTGCTGATCGACCAGACCGACGGCGACCCGGCGCACGAGCGCGAGCTGATCCGGCGCGGCGCGCGGGCGCTGCTGTTCGACGGCATGATCTTCAGCCCGCTCGGGCTGGCGCAGGCGGACCTGGACGACGGCGACCCGGCGCTGCCGCTGGTCGTGCTCGGCGAACGGGCGTCGAACGGCACGTTCGACCACGTCGGCATCGACGACGTGGCGGCGTCGCGCGAGGCGACCGCGCACCTGATCGGCCTGGGCAGGCGTCGCGTCGCGGCGATCGGCGACCAGCCGTACCCGACCGGTGAGGCGGCCCAGCTGCGCACGCTCGGCTACCGGCAGGCGCACGCCGAGGCGGGGGTGCCGGTGGACGAGTCGCTGATCATCCGCACGCCGCGGTTCAACCGGGCCGACGGCTCGGGCGCCATGCGGCTGCTGCTGGACCGGCCGGACCCGCCGGACGCCGTGTTCTGCTACAGCGACCTGGTCGCGCTCGGCGCGCTGCACGAGGTGCTGGAGCGCGGGCTGCGGGTGCCGGAGGACGTCGCGCTCATCGGCTACGACGACATCGAGGAAGGCCGCTACTCCAACCCGACGATCAGCACCATCTCGCCGGACAAGGTGACCATAGCCGCCACCGCCGTGGACCGGCTGCTGGCCCGCATCGCCCACCCCACGCCGCTGCCCGGCATCGAGGTCCGCGCCACCCACCGGCTGATCGCCCGCCAGAGCACTCTGGGCAACCACACCCGACCGTAG
- a CDS encoding alpha-N-arabinofuranosidase, with protein MGRCVYTGIYEPGHPTADEDGFRGDVLELTRELGVELVRYPGGNFVSGYRWEDGVGPAAQRPVRRELAWHSIETNEVGVDEFARWARKADVEVMYAVNLGTRGVAEALDVHEYLNHEGGTHLSDLRRANGTEAPHGVKLWCLGNELDGPWQLGHKTAHEYGRLAAETARALRQAEPDLELVACGSSSSAMPTFGEWESTVLELTYDEVDHISLHAYYEVVDGDVDSFLASAVDMDHFIDSVVATADAVGARLKSSKKITLSFDEWNVWYMKRFQASPRTEWEVAPRVIEDQYDVTDAVVVGNLLISLLRHSDRVAVACQAQLVNVIAPIRSEPGGAAWRQTTFHPFALTSRLARGQVLRVETSSPTYETGKFGAVPVVDAVATHDAETGATVVFVVNRHRSEPVDLRVGLAAFGDVEVAEAWVVHDPDGSATNTEADPDRVVPRPQEADVVDGELRAVLPPVSWTAVRLARRS; from the coding sequence ATGGGCCGCTGCGTCTACACCGGCATCTACGAACCCGGCCACCCGACCGCCGACGAGGACGGCTTCCGCGGCGACGTGCTGGAGCTGACCCGCGAGCTCGGGGTCGAGCTGGTCCGCTACCCCGGCGGCAACTTCGTGTCCGGCTACCGCTGGGAGGACGGCGTCGGCCCGGCGGCGCAGCGCCCGGTGCGCCGCGAGCTGGCCTGGCACAGCATCGAGACCAACGAGGTCGGCGTGGACGAGTTCGCCCGCTGGGCGCGCAAGGCCGACGTCGAGGTGATGTACGCGGTGAACCTCGGCACCCGCGGTGTCGCCGAAGCGCTCGACGTGCACGAGTACCTGAACCACGAGGGCGGCACGCACCTGTCCGACCTGCGCCGCGCCAACGGGACCGAGGCGCCGCACGGGGTGAAGCTGTGGTGCCTGGGCAACGAGCTGGACGGGCCGTGGCAGCTCGGCCACAAGACCGCGCACGAGTACGGCCGGTTGGCCGCCGAGACGGCACGCGCGCTGCGGCAGGCGGAGCCGGACCTGGAGCTGGTCGCGTGCGGCAGCTCCAGCTCGGCCATGCCGACGTTCGGCGAGTGGGAGTCCACCGTCCTGGAGCTGACCTACGACGAGGTCGACCACATCTCGCTGCACGCCTACTACGAGGTCGTCGACGGCGACGTGGACAGCTTCCTGGCGTCGGCCGTGGACATGGACCACTTCATCGACAGCGTGGTGGCCACCGCGGACGCGGTCGGCGCGCGGCTCAAGAGCAGCAAGAAGATCACGCTCTCGTTCGACGAGTGGAACGTCTGGTACATGAAGCGGTTCCAGGCGTCGCCGCGCACCGAGTGGGAGGTCGCGCCGCGGGTCATCGAGGACCAGTACGACGTCACCGACGCCGTGGTCGTCGGCAACCTGCTGATCTCGCTGCTGCGGCACAGCGACCGGGTCGCGGTGGCCTGCCAGGCGCAGCTGGTGAACGTCATCGCGCCGATCCGCAGCGAGCCGGGCGGCGCGGCGTGGCGGCAGACGACCTTCCACCCGTTCGCCCTGACGTCCCGGCTGGCGCGCGGGCAGGTGCTGCGGGTCGAGACGTCCTCGCCGACCTACGAGACCGGGAAGTTCGGCGCCGTCCCGGTGGTCGACGCGGTCGCCACGCACGACGCGGAGACCGGCGCGACGGTGGTGTTCGTGGTCAACCGGCACCGGTCGGAGCCGGTCGACCTGCGGGTGGGCCTGGCCGCGTTCGGCGACGTCGAGGTGGCCGAGGCGTGGGTGGTGCACGACCCGGACGGCTCGGCGACCAACACCGAGGCCGATCCGGACCGCGTCGTGCCCAGGCCGCAGGAGGCCGACGTGGTGGACGGCGAGCTGCGCGCCGTCCTGCCACCCGTCTCGTGGACCGCCGTGCGGCTCGCCCGCCGTTCCTGA